The Microcystis aeruginosa NIES-843 sequence CTAATCTTAATCAAGCGAATTCCGAGGATAAAACTGGTTACTATCGAGGTTGTCAGCAGTTTAAGCAAGAGGCTAACTTAGGAAAACCTATTTTTACAGCACAATTAAATAATCGATCGATTAGTCAACAAGGTCAAGGAGAAATTAATATTATTAGCGATCAAAATTTACCAGTGATTGAAATTATAGTTGCGGAAGGGGTAGCGCGCACGGGGCCGGGTAGTGATTATTCCCGTTTAACTCCTTTACCCCAAGGTACGAAAGCGAGAGTCACTGGGAAAGAAGGGGATTGGTTACGGTTAGATTATGGTGGTTGGATTTTAGAGCGAGAAACCCGTTTAATAGTTAATGAGGTCTTAGATAATGCTAATATTAGCGGTCTCTCTTCTCGAAGTATCAATCAAGCAACAGAAATTATTTTTCCCCTCTCCCATCCTGTACCGATCGCCGTGGCACAAGAGGATGATAAATTTATTTTGACCCTTTATAATACCATTGCCCAAACCGATACAATTTTTCTAGTGGATAATCCTTTGGTCAGACGTTTAGATTGGCGACAAATTAACCCGACCACAATAGAATACACTTTTAATCTTAATCAAAAACAACAGTGGGGTTATAGTCTTCGTTACCAGGGGACAAATTTAATCTTAACCCTGCGTCATCCCCCGGAAAAAAGTGATAATTTACAGGGCAAAGTTATTTTATTAGATCCCGGACACGGAGGTAAAGAAACCGGCGCTGTCGGTCCGACGGGTTACACAGAAAAAGAGATTAATTTGGTTATGTCTAAATTAATTAAACGGGAGTTAGAAAAATTGGGAGCAACAGTTTATTTAACCAGAGAAACTGACATCGACTTATCTTTACCGGCACGAGTAGAGATGATTAATAATCTGCAACCAACCCTAGCAATATCGGTTCACTATAATGCTTTACCTGATGATGGAGATGCCTTAAATACTCAAGGAATTGGCATATTTTGGTATCATCCCCAGGCAGCGGATTTATCAGTTTTTCTCCACGATTATTTAACCAAAAATCTTAACCGTCCTTCCTATGGAGTATTTTGGAATAATTTAGCTTTAACTCGTCCCTATAGTAGTCCTTCATTGTTATTAGAGTTAGGATTTATGAGTAATCCTCAAGAATTTGAATGGATTACCGATCCTCAGGCACAAAAACAATTAGCGCAAGTTTTAGCCGCCGGAATTAGCCAATGGTTTCAACAATCTGGGGTAATTGCTTCCAGTTAAAATTTAATGGCAAGCGGAGGGAGATAAGCTTAAGTAGCTGGTTATAATTAAATTAAAAATGGATTTTAGGTTCGATCCCCCCTGCCCCCTAGGGCTGTTTCATTCTCCCATCAGAATATCAAAAGTAAAAGCGATCACTGTCTTTGTAAAATGAGGAGTGACCGGCAACTTTTCAAATATATGTTGAGCTTAAGAGAAAAACTGAAACAAGTCAAGGACTTTCGGAAAGATAAAGGAAAAAGACACCCTTTATGGATAGTATTAGTAGTAATAATACTGGGAACAATGCTAGGATACTCAGGTTATAGAGAACTGGGAGAGTTCGCTAAAAATAATCGGCACAGGCTCAGTCAAGAATTTAACATAATTCCAGAAAGAGTCCCATCCTATTCAACAATTAGAAGGGTAATGATGGGAGTTGAATGGCAGATTTTGTTAAAAATATTTAAGGAATGGGCATTACAAGAATATGGACAAAGAAGTGATATAAATTGGCTAGGCATAGATGGAAAAAGTCTCAAAAATACTCTAAAGAATCCTAACAATGAACAACAAAATTTTATTATGTTTGTCTCATTGTTTAGTCAAGAAAGTGGCTTGGTATTACACTTAAAAAGAATTGAAAACAAAAAAGGGTCTGAAATCGACGAAGGTCAAGCTATAATTGAAGATTGCTCTCTCCAAAATAAAGTTTTTACTGGCGATGCTTTACACTGTCAGAAAAAAACAATCAGCTTAATAGCCAAGAGTAAAAATGACTATGTTATCACCGTTAAAGGAAATCAGAAAAATCTTTATAAGCGAATACAAGACCTGAGTAATTCCTCAAAGCCAGAAAGTTGTTTTCTTGAACAAGACAATAGTCATGGACGAAAAATATCAAGAAAAATAGAAGTTTTTAAAGTGAGAAAAAATGAAAGACAAGGGTTTGAAAATCTGCGAAGAGTTATTAAAGTAGAAAGAAAGGGTAGTCGCGGGGATAAAACCTATGAAGAAACAGCTTACTATATCAGTAGCCTAACCGAATCCGCTCAAGTATTTGCTAAAATTATTCGAGGACATTGGAAAATAGAAAATCAGTTACATTGGGTAAAAGATGTAATTTTTGAGGAAGATAAAAGCGAGATAAGTGATTTTCAAGCGGCCAGCAATTGGTCAATTCTCACAACTATAGGATTGAATCTTTTCAGAGGTTTGGGTTTTCTCTCAATAACAGAGGGACAGAGGTGGTTAGCTGAACGTTGGGAAAAACTGATAGTTTTATCGACGTAAGAAGCAGAAAAATTAGCTAAATTAACAGGATGTACTCTCAGACAATTTGAAGAGAGATAGGCTTTTAGTGGCTTGGGAACAAGCTTTATCAATTTATTCATAATCAATATTGGCAGAGGATTAAAGATTAGTTATTGTCACTAACTCTTTTGATTAGAAAAAGATAAACTTGAGAATTTTCATTCAAATTTATTGACTCAAAATCCGCTGTACTTAATTTAAATGAATCAACCCTACCCTGCCCCCCTTGATAAGGGGGGTGCCGATAGGCGGGGGGATCTGAAAGTTTTTAATACCCACCTACTTAAATCTTTATGAAAAACCAAGCCCTAGCTGAACAGCCAGTGATAGGATTGGATGGAGTCTTTATTTTAGTCCGAGGAAATTAAATCAAGTCGATGGAAAAAATGTTACCAGTGAACAGCAATCGGACAAAATAACTGCTAGATTACAAGGTATAGTCCATCACTCTCTGGTAGATATTCAAACAGCGATCGCTCTGTGAGAAAAATCTCTGGATTAGCCAACAAATAAAGATAGTTTACCTGAAAATTTCCCAACAATTCACGCCCTTATAGACA is a genomic window containing:
- a CDS encoding ISAs1 family transposase, which produces MLSLREKLKQVKDFRKDKGKRHPLWIVLVVIILGTMLGYSGYRELGEFAKNNRHRLSQEFNIIPERVPSYSTIRRVMMGVEWQILLKIFKEWALQEYGQRSDINWLGIDGKSLKNTLKNPNNEQQNFIMFVSLFSQESGLVLHLKRIENKKGSEIDEGQAIIEDCSLQNKVFTGDALHCQKKTISLIAKSKNDYVITVKGNQKNLYKRIQDLSNSSKPESCFLEQDNSHGRKISRKIEVFKVRKNERQGFENLRRVIKVERKGSRGDKTYEETAYYISSLTESAQVFAKIIRGHWKIENQLHWVKDVIFEEDKSEISDFQAASNWSILTTIGLNLFRGLGFLSITEGQRWLAERWEKLIVLST
- a CDS encoding N-acetylmuramoyl-L-alanine amidase, translated to MGTFWLKVRTFGQNILIGLVLVLLIGFYHSISAKSASLMIVYPPDNHQTTASRIFFIGSAPPSGQVLLNNQPIQRSAKGYFAPSFPLEVGENNFTIRYQNQTINRQIIRRDTQAIIPQELAFADNSLSPSVNKTRLVGEWICFSAIATPQAQVSVQLGDKILPLLPQPQTTKLPSNAAVLTNLNQANSEDKTGYYRGCQQFKQEANLGKPIFTAQLNNRSISQQGQGEINIISDQNLPVIEIIVAEGVARTGPGSDYSRLTPLPQGTKARVTGKEGDWLRLDYGGWILERETRLIVNEVLDNANISGLSSRSINQATEIIFPLSHPVPIAVAQEDDKFILTLYNTIAQTDTIFLVDNPLVRRLDWRQINPTTIEYTFNLNQKQQWGYSLRYQGTNLILTLRHPPEKSDNLQGKVILLDPGHGGKETGAVGPTGYTEKEINLVMSKLIKRELEKLGATVYLTRETDIDLSLPARVEMINNLQPTLAISVHYNALPDDGDALNTQGIGIFWYHPQAADLSVFLHDYLTKNLNRPSYGVFWNNLALTRPYSSPSLLLELGFMSNPQEFEWITDPQAQKQLAQVLAAGISQWFQQSGVIASS